In Schizosaccharomyces osmophilus chromosome 1, complete sequence, the genomic window TGGGACCAGCTTTAGTAATTTCGGGTTTTAATGATCAAATTCCTCACCAAAATTGCATAACGCTTCTATGGGTATCAGCGTCTATGATTGGAAAATAACAATataaaagcattgtttGCGATCCAATCATTTCTGTTGAGGATGATAAAAAGATAGGCAGCCATTCAGATTACGTTCCTTTGCGTGGATTTTATCGGTACTTTAAAGGATAAATTCCGGGGGATGATAATGGGGAAACAGATTGAGTTTACATGAATAAACCAAGGCGAGAAtgagacaaaaaaagaagaaagaaaaatcgcattcaaaaagcaatgccaaaaactgtttttttttttatgcGCTGTTGCAGGATTTGAGCTGCATGCATAGCGATGCAATATTTCGGAAAGTGGGCATAGGTCCTGACGGGGATTCGGCTAGAGGAACTCAAATGTCTATCGGGGATAGGTCTTAGATAGGTGTatgttgaagaaagaaaaataagaactaagaaatgaacaatgaaaaatttaaaataagaaataaaaaataaaaatgaaaatgaaaacaaaacaaaagaatggtcaaaacgaaaatgcAACATACAAAGAGATAAAAATTGATCTTTGGAATAGGTCGTACTGGGAATCGAACCCAGGTCTCGAGAATCAAAATCTCATGTGCTAGCCATTACACCATACAACCGATTATGGGATTTTAAAAGTTATGTTTAATATGATTAATAAGAGCTAATTTAATATTGTACTTAAAGATACATGGAACAAACGGAAATGAAATGTATCACAGATGTTTCTACCATACAAACAAGTATATGAAAATACGATAAATTTAtatatgaaaaaacaagtaaacAACAATATGGAATCATacaggaaagaaaagaaccaaataaaaaataataaacagaGATTTAGATATAGATATAGATattgaaatagaaatagaaatagaaatagaaaattcGGCACGAGTTGTTCGTAATTTTTTAGGAAAGCaccattttccaaagaagcGAATGGAAAAGCTCAACTGCGTTCCCCAATTCACAAACGTACAGTCATCACAacataataataaaaaaattcgttcTCATTATGCGGAAATCCTCGGAACAACAGAATTCAGTTCCAAACTAGGCTCCAGTATAGGCGGCTTTTGCTTTCGAGCTGATTTggattgaagaaaatcaatcGAGGGTCCAGCAAGCACTGTAGGAGCATCCTGGGCAGAGTTATGGAGATCAATAAGCAATTGCGCATAAATCTTTGTTTCATCGGATTCCCGAGCCCGCTTTTTATTCACGCATTCTGAGGATTCAGTGGAATACAGACATCCATCAACACCGTTACAAATACCTTTCTCCCGAATCCGCTCCGTAATCTTTGGGTTCTGTGGCGTAAAGTTTATTTCATTGACGGCTCGACCCGCTTTCAAAGGTACTGTCTTGGACGGCACATGCCCATCACGTTTGTTGGCCAACCGGACTCGCTTAGATGAATCCCCCAAGAAAACATGAGGATCCAACTCAATCGGTACCTCCGTATAGATGGCATTTTTGGAGCATGGAAGTTGGACAGGACAATTGTGACGCTGTAGTTCAGCATTTTGGACCTTGGGAGATTCCGTGCTATTGATATCACTCGACAAGTCCACACTCGAAGGAGGAGTAACATTTCGCTCGAGGCAAACATTTCTCATTTGTTTGTGCATTGTCTCTAATTGCTCCAACAGTATATTGTTCTTTCGCTGAAGTCTCCCAATCATTTCCTGATACTGTTCCTCGCGCACATGAAATTGCGCCTCTTCCGAACTGAACGTCTCAGGCGTAGCGGGCTTTGGCTTGATGGGaatctttctctttccCTGGGCATTTAAAGCAGGCTTGCGACCCGGCTTGGGTCGGGGTGGTACGACCCATTGCTTCGAAATCTTCACCGCGGGTCCCTTTGGCTTGTCTAAGCCTGCAGAGGAACCCTCGGTTTCTGTTGCTGTCTCGTGTTTCTCCATCCGGAAAGAACCTCAATCAATATCGCTGTCCGCGTTCGGTTTCAGTTTCGGTtttgaatcaaaaaaaagctacAGAGTTGTATGTACCAAGTCGCTTCAAATCCAAgcttttttccttgatcAAAACAAGATAAACTATTGtgtttattatttgtttgGACTTTTGGCGGTGAACTTTAATCAGATAGATATATAGATCTGATACGACTTGCTTGAATTGATACAAAAATCTTACAACATTGAAAGTCACTAGTGAGATGTAACGATAAAATCTCTGCGATTTGTCCAACAAATGTATCGATATCCTAGCgttttgttattttttattcaaattagctttctttttcctttattgtCTACTCTGTTTCCTTCGTTCAACCCTTTAGCTacatccttttttgtttagcATGCTCTACGACAAGAAATCACCAATGTACAATTGCAGTTGAGGaatcaacaaacaaaatgacATTTTGGTATACTAGATATTCATCTATGCCGAATATCCTCTATCTAATATCTACAGGCCTGATTTATGGCCCATCCTAAGAGTCTAAATATCTCTGAAGGATTTATATAGTGAATTGTAACAGTGGCTTGTAACACTACCCTCTTATTTTGTGACTGTTTTTCTGCATTTGTATATAGCAGGAAGATTATACTTGTTTTTCCCTATCTCAcaatttattaaatatgACCGACGTCGAAGGAGTTGCATGCTTCTGAATTGTCACTATTAATAAATAGAGACAATCCAATGGGTGCAGcccttttcctttgttggAGTTGGTGTAGATAATGTCGGATGGACCGACAGCATAGCTAAAAACCATCGTGAAGTCGTCGCTTCGTGCCATGGCTCGTGATGACCGATTGCTACGTACATTTGTATTACTATAGATGAAGATTTTTAGTTGTTTTTATAGAATGTGTTTGTGAATTGATTATGAATCTAAAAATCTACTTGCCTATTACGAAGTTGTGTAAGCTAGAGGGAAACTTCTAGGGTTGTGTAAAGTTGTAGAGATCGACTTTTTTCTAGTATAGCATCGCATTGTATTATCAAGATAattaaaagtcaaaaaataGTTAAAGAATGTCAGCAAGAAGATACTGCTATGTTAGAAGGAACGACTCGTTTGAACGTTCTTGGTGCTTTATGTTTGGCACCGTTCGTCTGCgaaatatattttcatcCACACAaagttttatgaaattgGCTCGTCCTTTTTCTCGGACGCTgtagttttttcttttgtatcttcttcatccttGGGCTTTTCATTAGAATTTGAAGGTTCGTCTTTCTTCTCATGCTCAACGTTCTCCGTCTTTGTATTCGTATTCGAGTTTGCATTCGCACTTGCACTTACACCATTCGCCGTatgcttcttctcttctttgtCATGTTCAGTATTTTCGTTTATATTTGAAGCATCTTGGATGGATTTCGTTTCGATTTTATCGGCATTGGAATCTTTCGTCGTATCTTTCTTATCGTTCTCTTTTACAGCATCCTCCTGATCTGTCTTTGGGGCAGGACCATACTGTTCTTCAGAAACACTTTCAAGGTCACGAGCGTTTTCCCTTTGCTGTTGGTCagcatccttttctttgtttgcaaCAATAGTGGAATCCTTTTTGGCTGTGTCTTCTTCATAGGTCGATTCCAAATCGCTATCGTCTAAAGCAAATGCGGAATTGGAACTTTCTATAGCTCCATTGCTGTCCAAAACTAATGACTGGCCTCCAGCAAAAGCCGAAGAGCTTGATTCAACTGACTTTCTAGTAGAAGCCAAAGAAGA contains:
- the php4 gene encoding CCAAT-binding factor complex repressor Php4, coding for MEKHETATETEGSSAGLDKPKGPAVKISKQWVVPPRPKPGRKPALNAQGKRKIPIKPKPATPETFSSEEAQFHVREEQYQEMIGRLQRKNNILLEQLETMHKQMRNVCLERNVTPPSSVDLSSDINSTESPKVQNAELQRHNCPVQLPCSKNAIYTEVPIELDPHVFLGDSSKRVRLANKRDGHVPSKTVPLKAGRAVNEINFTPQNPKITERIREKGICNGVDGCLYSTESSECVNKKRARESDETKIYAQLLIDLHNSAQDAPTVLAGPSIDFLQSKSARKQKPPILEPSLELNSVVPRISA